The DNA window CCGGTGGTGGCGTCGAAGGTCAGGTTGGCGGTGCCGAGTGCGCCGCCGGTGTAGGGGAACGATGTGCCAGGCGTCGCCTTGGACTGATCGAAGACCGCCACCTCCCAGGTGCCGGCGCCGGTGTTGGTGAAATAGACGTCGAGCAGCTTCTTGTTGCCGAGATTGTCGTAGGTGACCATCGACGATTTCTGGGTGTATTGTGCGGTGGCGGCGTTGGCACTGGGCAGGTTGGCGGCGACGACCGGTGTCGCGCCCGCCGGCAGATTGCCACTGAAAATGCCTGCGGTGCTGGGCGTTGCGGTCAATCCCTGGTCGGAGATGACAACCGGCACCAGACCTTCGAAGCCGTTCACCGTCGCCGCCGGCACGCCGTTTTCGTAGCTGTAGGCCATGAGCTGGAAGCCGGCCGCGTTGACGAGCCTGCCCTGTGCGTCGGGAACGAAAGCGCCGGCGCGGGTCAGGAAGGGCGTGCCGCTCGGGTCCTGGACGACAAAGAAACCATCGCCGCTGACGGCTAGGTCGGAGACCGAGGTCGTGTATTGCAGGACGCCCGGATCGCTGACCGCTTGCCGGATCGTCGTGGTGACGCCGCCGGAATTGTAGGCGCCGCCCGTGGACGGCATGATCAGCGTCGAAAATTCGGTGGAGGATCGCTTGTAGCCGTTGGTGTCGGAGTTGGCGATGTTGTCGGCTGTCGTCGACAGGCGGTTTGCCTGGGCGTTCATGCCGGAAACGCCGGTCCGCATCATTCCGTAGAGGCTCATCGAGATGTCTCCGCAATATCCATGCCACTGGCAGCGAGGCTACGCGCCCTGTCTTGC is part of the Mesorhizobium loti genome and encodes:
- a CDS encoding flagellar hook protein FlgE, which translates into the protein MSLYGMMRTGVSGMNAQANRLSTTADNIANSDTNGYKRSSTEFSTLIMPSTGGAYNSGGVTTTIRQAVSDPGVLQYTTSVSDLAVSGDGFFVVQDPSGTPFLTRAGAFVPDAQGRLVNAAGFQLMAYSYENGVPAATVNGFEGLVPVVISDQGLTATPSTAGIFSGNLPAGATPVVAANLPSANAATAQYTQKSSMVTYDNLGNKKLLDVYFTNTGAGTWEVAVFDQSKATPGTSFPYTGGALGTANLTFDATTGKLTGTPTDVTFTVPGGASLDLDLSKLTQLGTGYTVSDAQVNGNAPSTIDKVQIGKDGTIYAQYKDGSTKALYKIPLADVQSPDQLKALPGNVYAQGTESGAIRVGFANEGKLGSIISGALENSNVDIAEELTDMIAAQRSYTANSKVFQTGSDLMDVLVNLKR